One Cololabis saira isolate AMF1-May2022 chromosome 18, fColSai1.1, whole genome shotgun sequence genomic region harbors:
- the fez2b gene encoding fasciculation and elongation protein zeta-2 isoform X3, which yields MERSIKPRPAAAAAPLAASTAVMAAPLAHFDEDWQDFNEFKSSSEAEEQLDQLNSNVSEPSGGDDFSDLDNSFSAEICSFQSMEDLVHDFDEKLTVCFRNYNAATENIAPINPITEENFLKDDEVWNSLTSNYGHVMPVDWKTSYTRTLHLPSLKLTQQENLDNQSLDLSDDDEELREQLDMHSIIVSCINDEPLLTADQVIEEIEEMMQESPDPDDDESPSQSDLSMLSQDLHSLKRSASNTSCEERLRQLPVSELSQNLEEVEAAIRRYSEELIQALALRDELDYEKEVKNSFISLLIDVQNRQKEHRELLRKKKKIKTSTTTGPNGQRTTNTHIHGTYLTTVIPYEKKSGPPSVDDLQILTSILHAMRDDSEKVPGLLTDYILKVLCPT from the exons atggaacgcagcataaagccgcgaccagcagcagcagcggctccACTGGCCGCCAGCACTGCAGTCATGGCGGCGCCTCTAGCCCACTTCGACGAGGACTGGCAGGACTTTAACGAGTTCAAGTCGTCCTCGGAAGCCGAGGAGCAGCTGGATCAGCTGAACTCAAACGTGTCCGAGCCATCGGGCGGGGATGATTTCTCCGACTTGGACAACAGTTTCTCCGCAGAGATCTGCAGCTTCCAGTCCATGGAGGATCTCGTCCACGACTTCGACGAGAAGCTCACGGTGTGTTTCCGCAACTACAACGCTGCCACGGAGAACATAGCGCCCATTAACCCTATCACGGAGGAAAACTTCCTGAAAGACGACGA GGTGTGGAATTCTCTGACAAGTAACTATGGCCACGTGATGCCTGTTGACTGGAAAACCTCATACACTCGAACCTTACACCTGCCTTCCCTCAAGCTCACTCAGCAGGAG AATTTGGACAACCAGTCTTTGGATTTGTCAGATGACGACGAGGAGTTGAGAGAACAGTTGGATATGCACTCAATCATTGTCTCCTGCATCAATGACGAGCCGCTCTTAACAGCTGAtcag GTGATAGAAGAGATAGAAGAGATGATGCAGGAGTCTCCGGACCCTGATGACGATGAGAGTCCCTCCCAGTCCGACTTGTCCATGCTTTCTCAGGACCTTCACAGTTTGAAACGCTCCGCCTCCAACACGAGCTGCGAAGAAC GACTGCGTCAGCTGCCGGTGTCGGAGCTGTCTCAGAatctggaggaggtggaggcggCCATTCGTCGCTACAGTGAAGAGCTAATCCAGGCTCTGGCACTGCGAGATGAACTGGACTATGAAAAGGAG GTGAAGAACAGCTTCATCTCGCTGCTGATTGATGTGCAGAACCGGCAGAAGGAGCACCGCGAGCTACTtcgaaagaagaagaagattaaAACCTCAACCACAACAGGGCCCAACGGCCAGAGGACAACCAACACGCACATACATGGCACG TACCTGACCACAGTAATTCCCTATGAAAAGAAATCGGGCCCCCCTTCTGTGGACGATCTTCAGATCCTCACATCAA TTCTGCATGCCATGAGAGATGACAGTGAGAAGGTGCCTGGCCTCCTAACAGACTATATTCTCAAAG TTCTCTGTCCCACGTAA
- the fez2b gene encoding fasciculation and elongation protein zeta-2 isoform X1: protein MERSIKPRPAAAAAPLAASTAVMAAPLAHFDEDWQDFNEFKSSSEAEEQLDQLNSNVSEPSGGDDFSDLDNSFSAEICSFQSMEDLVHDFDEKLTVCFRNYNAATENIAPINPITEENFLKDDEVWNSLTSNYGHVMPVDWKTSYTRTLHLPSLKLTQQENLDNQSLDLSDDDEELREQLDMHSIIVSCINDEPLLTADQVIEEIEEMMQESPDPDDDESPSQSDLSMLSQDLHSLKRSASNTSCEERLRQLPVSELSQNLEEVEAAIRRYSEELIQALALRDELDYEKEVKNSFISLLIDVQNRQKEHRELLRKKKKIKTSTTTGPNGQRTTNTHIHGTLLTLEGLSSVIQNGLRQTFGHTGGDKQYLTTVIPYEKKSGPPSVDDLQILTSILHAMRDDSEKVPGLLTDYILKVLCPT from the exons atggaacgcagcataaagccgcgaccagcagcagcagcggctccACTGGCCGCCAGCACTGCAGTCATGGCGGCGCCTCTAGCCCACTTCGACGAGGACTGGCAGGACTTTAACGAGTTCAAGTCGTCCTCGGAAGCCGAGGAGCAGCTGGATCAGCTGAACTCAAACGTGTCCGAGCCATCGGGCGGGGATGATTTCTCCGACTTGGACAACAGTTTCTCCGCAGAGATCTGCAGCTTCCAGTCCATGGAGGATCTCGTCCACGACTTCGACGAGAAGCTCACGGTGTGTTTCCGCAACTACAACGCTGCCACGGAGAACATAGCGCCCATTAACCCTATCACGGAGGAAAACTTCCTGAAAGACGACGA GGTGTGGAATTCTCTGACAAGTAACTATGGCCACGTGATGCCTGTTGACTGGAAAACCTCATACACTCGAACCTTACACCTGCCTTCCCTCAAGCTCACTCAGCAGGAG AATTTGGACAACCAGTCTTTGGATTTGTCAGATGACGACGAGGAGTTGAGAGAACAGTTGGATATGCACTCAATCATTGTCTCCTGCATCAATGACGAGCCGCTCTTAACAGCTGAtcag GTGATAGAAGAGATAGAAGAGATGATGCAGGAGTCTCCGGACCCTGATGACGATGAGAGTCCCTCCCAGTCCGACTTGTCCATGCTTTCTCAGGACCTTCACAGTTTGAAACGCTCCGCCTCCAACACGAGCTGCGAAGAAC GACTGCGTCAGCTGCCGGTGTCGGAGCTGTCTCAGAatctggaggaggtggaggcggCCATTCGTCGCTACAGTGAAGAGCTAATCCAGGCTCTGGCACTGCGAGATGAACTGGACTATGAAAAGGAG GTGAAGAACAGCTTCATCTCGCTGCTGATTGATGTGCAGAACCGGCAGAAGGAGCACCGCGAGCTACTtcgaaagaagaagaagattaaAACCTCAACCACAACAGGGCCCAACGGCCAGAGGACAACCAACACGCACATACATGGCACG CTCCTCACTCTGGAGGGACTTTCCAgtgtcattcaaaatggcctgcGTCAAACTTTTGGCCACACAGGAGGGGACAAACAG TACCTGACCACAGTAATTCCCTATGAAAAGAAATCGGGCCCCCCTTCTGTGGACGATCTTCAGATCCTCACATCAA TTCTGCATGCCATGAGAGATGACAGTGAGAAGGTGCCTGGCCTCCTAACAGACTATATTCTCAAAG TTCTCTGTCCCACGTAA
- the fez2b gene encoding fasciculation and elongation protein zeta-2 isoform X2 — protein MERSIKPRPAAAAAPLAASTAVMAAPLAHFDEDWQDFNEFKSSSEAEEQLDQLNSNVSEPSGGDDFSDLDNSFSAEICSFQSMEDLVHDFDEKLTVCFRNYNAATENIAPINPITEENFLKDDEVWNSLTSNYGHVMPVDWKTSYTRTLHLPSLKLTQQENLDNQSLDLSDDDEELREQLDMHSIIVSCINDEPLLTADQVIEEIEEMMQESPDPDDDESPSQSDLSMLSQDLHSLKRSASNTSCEERLRQLPVSELSQNLEEVEAAIRRYSEELIQALALRDELDYEKEVKNSFISLLIDVQNRQKEHRELLRKKKKIKTSTTTGPNGQRTTNTHIHGTLLTLEGLSSVIQNGLRQTFGHTGGDKQYLTTVIPYEKKSGPPSVDDLQILTSILHAMRDDSEKVPGLLTDYILKALV, from the exons atggaacgcagcataaagccgcgaccagcagcagcagcggctccACTGGCCGCCAGCACTGCAGTCATGGCGGCGCCTCTAGCCCACTTCGACGAGGACTGGCAGGACTTTAACGAGTTCAAGTCGTCCTCGGAAGCCGAGGAGCAGCTGGATCAGCTGAACTCAAACGTGTCCGAGCCATCGGGCGGGGATGATTTCTCCGACTTGGACAACAGTTTCTCCGCAGAGATCTGCAGCTTCCAGTCCATGGAGGATCTCGTCCACGACTTCGACGAGAAGCTCACGGTGTGTTTCCGCAACTACAACGCTGCCACGGAGAACATAGCGCCCATTAACCCTATCACGGAGGAAAACTTCCTGAAAGACGACGA GGTGTGGAATTCTCTGACAAGTAACTATGGCCACGTGATGCCTGTTGACTGGAAAACCTCATACACTCGAACCTTACACCTGCCTTCCCTCAAGCTCACTCAGCAGGAG AATTTGGACAACCAGTCTTTGGATTTGTCAGATGACGACGAGGAGTTGAGAGAACAGTTGGATATGCACTCAATCATTGTCTCCTGCATCAATGACGAGCCGCTCTTAACAGCTGAtcag GTGATAGAAGAGATAGAAGAGATGATGCAGGAGTCTCCGGACCCTGATGACGATGAGAGTCCCTCCCAGTCCGACTTGTCCATGCTTTCTCAGGACCTTCACAGTTTGAAACGCTCCGCCTCCAACACGAGCTGCGAAGAAC GACTGCGTCAGCTGCCGGTGTCGGAGCTGTCTCAGAatctggaggaggtggaggcggCCATTCGTCGCTACAGTGAAGAGCTAATCCAGGCTCTGGCACTGCGAGATGAACTGGACTATGAAAAGGAG GTGAAGAACAGCTTCATCTCGCTGCTGATTGATGTGCAGAACCGGCAGAAGGAGCACCGCGAGCTACTtcgaaagaagaagaagattaaAACCTCAACCACAACAGGGCCCAACGGCCAGAGGACAACCAACACGCACATACATGGCACG CTCCTCACTCTGGAGGGACTTTCCAgtgtcattcaaaatggcctgcGTCAAACTTTTGGCCACACAGGAGGGGACAAACAG TACCTGACCACAGTAATTCCCTATGAAAAGAAATCGGGCCCCCCTTCTGTGGACGATCTTCAGATCCTCACATCAA TTCTGCATGCCATGAGAGATGACAGTGAGAAGGTGCCTGGCCTCCTAACAGACTATATTCTCAAAG CTCTGGTATGA